Proteins encoded together in one Impatiens glandulifera chromosome 1, dImpGla2.1, whole genome shotgun sequence window:
- the LOC124932945 gene encoding UPF0134 protein MPN_138-like has protein sequence MAETTRNDLGKANERITEVEVNYRDDSVLYDAHLKRTIALENTSSKLVDDLERFQGKTEQRLTKVDEDLGRSSTEAGSTLDRVTSLEEKNASLEERNDKLEADLKAVTEQVNELIKAKLAADKAVEEANA, from the coding sequence ATGGCCGAGACAACAAGGAATGATCTTGGGAAGGCAAACGAGCGGATCACAGAGGTCGAAGTCAACTACCGTGACGACAGTGTTCTGTACGATGCTCATCTTAAGCGAACCATAGCCTTGGAAAACACATCTTCAAAGCTGGTGGATGACTTGGAACGGTTTCAAGGGAAAACCGAGCAACGGCttacaaaggtcgatgaggacctgggGCGGTCAAGCACCGAAGCCGGTTCCACACTTGACAGAGTCACAAGccttgaagaaaagaatgcaAGTCTTGAGGAGCGAAACGACAAActtgaagccgacctcaaggcggtcaccgaacaggtgaatGAACTGATAAAGGCCAAGTTAGCTGCCGATAAagcggttgaggaggcaaacgcTTAG